GCacctcggtgacgtcaccctagtgaaagcccgggatgtaaacaaagcaacttggactcacaggggactagtgctggcgattcatagtaaataaagagtttggtggcagataatgcgttatttagacgctgtattgtggatgccccaatcacttgccttgtatggatatacgctgatcgcgtgtggatctaaaagcgtccgaaggactccaagttactccaaacctttatgggtgagtagatctacataccatatgctggaaataaggaccaggttgaaaaaaaaacaacttctcctttaagccgttttcagataTGACCTCTGGGTAAAGTCTGTAGAATTGGCTTCAGAGTTTACCGAGAGCCTTCCTTTCACATATGCACAACTCATTGGGAGTTTTTCTTGCACCCCCCACACGCTCTCAAGTGAATCTAGGGGGGATCCCcagctgtgttcacacatcgacaTTTCAACAGACTTTCTGTAGAATCTGAAGAgtttcactctgacatttgcattcacacactcaccacatctggagaaaatacagaggaactgcAGAATCCAGTGCGTGTCTGATAGCAGCAACTCTGCCTGTAACAAGAACTGATAGAAACTACCTACCATGACAACCGATTGCGATGTCTCACCTGTGTCATCTTGCTAAAGTTAAGGCCTGGCCTGGGGTAGGGGAGAACATCTGCATCATGGCGCCTCTTTAAGCGTGGTTTGCGCATGTCACAGGGCTGTGAGTGGCACCGTGGCAGCGCTGGATGCAGGTCACGCCTACAGGAGGATGGTGTACTGCAGGCTGAAGTGGGAGATGGAGACAGGGCTGGGTGCTCTATGCCTGAACAGCCATATGTTAGAGCAGAGGCTGGGGAGGGCTGGGGCGGCAGGAGTGCAACAGAGGCGTCCTGAATGTGCacaggggagagggagaagcGGCGCCGCAGCATTGAGTGGGAAATCCGGGGGGCCggtgaagaggagcaggaggatggAGTAGCAAAGGAGGCAGAGCAGGCTCCTTTCAGAGTGTCACAGGGGTCCCATGGGAAGCTCCATGGCAGTGGGGAGTCAGAGGAGAGTGCTAAGCTAAAGAAGGTAGGGCTAGAAGATGAGTgtacagaggaagaggaactgGGACCACAAAGTAGCAAAGAGCTGGCTCCAGAGCCAGAACTAGATGCTCCTCCACTTGGGCAGCCACGTTTGACTGGGGTCCAAACCTTGGATGCACTAGGATGCCAGGTGGAGCGGCACCGAAACAGGTCCTCTGGAACAGAGAGGGACCGACAGTGGCGTTTTGGAGGTGGTGGCGGTGGTGAGTTTTGTAAAGCCTTTTCTGTGAAGGAAGAAACCTCCATTCTCTGGTGATGCTCTCCAGAGTGTGATGGAAGCCATATGGAGTCAAGTCCACAGGATTCATCTAGAAAGTTGGCTTTGGATGATGGGTGTGTTGTTGAGCGGGTTTCTGAAAGGGCAAAAAGACTGACATGAGACAGATTTCCAAACAGATAGGTTGCAAATGCTGGACTTAAATGAATAAACTTGCCTTGTCTTGATCGACCAGTGCTCCACGAGACAGTGGGACTGGAGCCCACTGCAGGTAATGACTGAAAGAGAAACATGAGAAAACAGGCGGTCAATGAAGCACAGTATTTTAATAAAGGGgacaagatttatttttctgtccaaCTCACCACATTCACATTGAATGAGAAAGCCTTTTGATAAGGCTCTTCCAGACTCTGCTTACGGAGCTGCTCTGTGATAAGTGTCACCATAGTTGAAGCTATTATCCAGGTATAGACATGGATGATGCAG
This window of the Paralichthys olivaceus isolate ysfri-2021 chromosome 9, ASM2471397v2, whole genome shotgun sequence genome carries:
- the LOC109642574 gene encoding protein FAM53C-like isoform X2, whose amino-acid sequence is MVTLITEQLRKQSLEEPYQKAFSFNVNVSLPAVGSSPTVSWSTGRSRQETRSTTHPSSKANFLDESCGLDSIWLPSHSGEHHQRMEVSSFTEKALQNSPPPPPPKRHCRSLSVPEDLFRCRSTWHPSASKVWTPVKRGCPSGGASSSGSGASSLLLCGPSSSSSVHSSSSPTFFSLALSSDSPLPWSFPWDPCDTLKGACSASFATPSSCSSSPAPRISHSMLRRRFSLSPVHIQDASVALLPPQPSPASALTYGCSGIEHPALSPSPTSACSTPSSCRRDLHPALPRCHSQPCDMRKPRLKRRHDADVLPYPRPGLNFSKMTQAEQCSAFSPAEFLGRGSIGPLSESEEDEEEEEEDKRKRTLIDGGQTIVFERDCTELDLNLIEEN
- the LOC109642574 gene encoding protein FAM53C-like isoform X1 yields the protein MVTLITEQLRKQSLEEPYQKAFSFNVNVSLPAVGSSPTVSWSTGRSRQETRSTTHPSSKANFLDESCGLDSIWLPSHSGEHHQRMEVSSFTEKALQNSPPPPPPKRHCRSLSVPEDLFRCRSTWHPSASKVWTPVKRGCPSGGASSSGSGASSLLLCGPSSSSSVHSSSSPTFFSLALSSDSPLPWSFPWDPCDTLKGACSASFATPSSCSSSPAPRISHSMLRRRFSLSPVHIQDASVALLPPQPSPASALTYGCSGIEHPALSPSPTSACSTPSSCRRDLHPALPRCHSQPCDMRKPRLKRRHDADVLPYPRPGLNFSKMTQIGNRESLACATDGCVIPVSSQAEQCSAFSPAEFLGRGSIGPLSESEEDEEEEEEDKRKRTLIDGGQTIVFERDCTELDLNLIEEN